The Williamsia sp. DF01-3 genome has a window encoding:
- a CDS encoding NAD(P)-dependent alcohol dehydrogenase has product MSATEELVPTTIDTREVGPHDVRIAVAYAGICHSDIHTARNEWGNTAYPVVPGHEIAGTVSEIGSEVTKYQVGDRVGVGCFVDSCRECEACVLGQEQYCRRGMVGTYNSTGRNGEPTTGGYAQEVVVDANYVLRIPDSLGLDVAAPLLCAGITTYSPLRHWGAGPGKRVAIIGLGGLGHMGVKIAAAMGAEVSVISQSLKKMEDGLRLGAQHYYATDDPATFKQLRGKFDLIINTVSVNFDINKYMGMLALNGTLVELGLPEKPISVRAMSLTANRRSLAGSMIGGIAETQEMLDFCAEHDLGSEIEVIPAQQINEAYERVIASDVRYRFVIDNSTL; this is encoded by the coding sequence ATGTCCGCGACGGAAGAGCTGGTCCCCACCACCATCGACACTCGTGAGGTGGGTCCGCACGATGTTCGCATCGCGGTTGCGTATGCCGGCATCTGTCACTCGGACATCCACACCGCTCGCAACGAATGGGGGAACACCGCATACCCCGTCGTGCCCGGTCACGAGATCGCGGGAACCGTCTCGGAGATCGGTTCGGAGGTGACCAAGTACCAGGTCGGCGACCGGGTGGGCGTCGGCTGTTTTGTTGATTCATGCCGCGAGTGCGAGGCCTGCGTGCTCGGTCAGGAGCAGTACTGCAGGCGCGGGATGGTCGGCACCTACAACTCGACCGGTCGCAACGGCGAGCCGACCACCGGTGGATACGCCCAGGAAGTGGTCGTCGACGCGAATTACGTGCTCCGCATCCCCGATTCCTTGGGGCTCGATGTGGCAGCTCCGCTGTTGTGCGCCGGGATCACCACCTACTCGCCTCTGCGGCACTGGGGTGCGGGGCCGGGCAAGCGGGTCGCGATCATCGGTCTCGGGGGACTGGGTCACATGGGCGTCAAGATCGCTGCGGCCATGGGCGCCGAGGTGAGTGTGATCTCGCAGTCTCTCAAGAAGATGGAAGACGGATTGCGACTCGGCGCGCAGCACTACTACGCCACCGACGACCCGGCAACGTTCAAGCAGCTGCGCGGAAAGTTCGATCTCATCATCAACACGGTGTCGGTCAACTTCGACATCAACAAGTACATGGGCATGCTCGCGCTGAACGGCACGCTGGTGGAACTCGGGCTGCCAGAGAAGCCGATCTCGGTCCGGGCGATGTCCTTGACCGCGAACCGGCGTTCGCTGGCCGGCTCGATGATCGGTGGCATTGCCGAGACCCAGGAGATGCTGGACTTCTGCGCCGAGCACGATCTCGGTTCGGAGATCGAGGTCATCCCCGCACAGCAGATCAACGAGGCCTACGAGCGGGTGATCGCTTCCGACGTCCGCTACCGGTTTGTCATCGACAACTCGACGCTGTGA
- a CDS encoding phage holin family protein — protein sequence MVFVVRLLINAIAIWMAAALVTGISIATDGRDTSAQVLIVLFIALVFTVVNTAIKPVVKLLSIPLLILTLGLFTLVINALMLLLTAWITDSTEFGLSIDGFWTAVWGSVIISIVNFLLGALVPDRRSRDRRQARQAFR from the coding sequence ATGGTCTTCGTCGTCCGCCTGCTGATCAACGCCATCGCGATCTGGATGGCCGCGGCGCTCGTCACCGGCATCTCCATCGCCACCGACGGCCGCGACACGTCCGCACAGGTCCTGATCGTCCTGTTCATCGCCCTGGTGTTCACCGTGGTGAACACCGCGATCAAGCCGGTGGTGAAACTGCTGTCGATCCCCCTGCTGATCCTCACACTGGGCTTGTTCACGCTGGTCATCAACGCCTTGATGTTGCTGCTGACCGCGTGGATCACCGACTCCACCGAGTTCGGGCTCAGCATCGACGGGTTCTGGACCGCGGTGTGGGGGTCGGTGATCATCTCGATCGTCAACTTCCTGCTCGGCGCGCTTGTTCCCGATCGCAGGTCGAGGGACCGGAGACAGGCGCGTCAGGCGTTCAGATGA